The Cetobacterium somerae ATCC BAA-474 genomic interval AAAAAGAATTAAAGTGAGAGAATTTTTGAAACAAAATCCTATCTCTAGTCCTGATGATCTTAATACTTTTTTTAAAGATATGATGAAGGTTATGATAGAAGAGTTTTATCAAGGAGAGCTAGAAGAGGAGTTAGGATATACTAAGTATGACTATCGAAATAAAGATTCTAACAACTCAAGAAATGGCTATAGCTCTAAGAAACTTAAAAGTAGCGCTGGTGAAATTGAGGTTAATGTTCCCCGTGATAGAAATGGCGAATACGAACCTCAAGTTGTCAAAAAACATCAAAATACAATTGGGCAAGACTTAGAAGCTAAAATAATTTCTATGTATGCTAAAGGAATGACAACTAGTGATATTGAGTCACATATCGAAGAAATCTATGGTTATCAAGTTTCGGATAGTTCTATTACTAGAATTACTGATAAGATCCTTCCTCTTGTTAAAGAATGGCAAACTCGTCCCTTAGAGGCAGTTTATCCAATTGTTTTTATGGATGCTATCCACTATCATGTAAGAAGTGAAGGACAAATTGTAAAAAAAGCTGTATACATAGCTATTGGAATTAGTTCATCTGGAGAGAAAGATGTTATTGGAATGTGGGTTGGAGAAAATGAATCTGCTAAGTTTTGGCTTAGTAAACTGAATGAACTTAAATCAAGAGGAGTTGAAGATATATTAATTGCTTGTGTTGATGGACTTATAGGGTTTGCCAATGCTATAGAAGCTGTCTATCCTCAAACTCAAATTCAGCAATGCATAATTCATCAGATAAGAAGTTCTACACAATTTGTATCATATAAAGATATAAAGGCTTTAATCGCTGATCTAAAGCTAGTGTATAAAGCGACTACAGAAGAGAGCGCGCTATTAAACTTAGAGTTATTCGACGAAAAATGGGGTAAAAAATATCCAAAGATTGCAATATCTTGGAAAAATAACTGGTCTAGATTATCAACATATTTTAAATATCCTCAAGAAATAAGAACCTTAATTTATACTACAAATACAATCGAAGGATACAATAGGCAGCTAAGAAA includes:
- a CDS encoding IS256 family transposase, which codes for MSEEEKQKRIKVREFLKQNPISSPDDLNTFFKDMMKVMIEEFYQGELEEELGYTKYDYRNKDSNNSRNGYSSKKLKSSAGEIEVNVPRDRNGEYEPQVVKKHQNTIGQDLEAKIISMYAKGMTTSDIESHIEEIYGYQVSDSSITRITDKILPLVKEWQTRPLEAVYPIVFMDAIHYHVRSEGQIVKKAVYIAIGISSSGEKDVIGMWVGENESAKFWLSKLNELKSRGVEDILIACVDGLIGFANAIEAVYPQTQIQQCIIHQIRSSTQFVSYKDIKALIADLKLVYKATTEESALLNLELFDEKWGKKYPKIAISWKNNWSRLSTYFKYPQEIRTLIYTTNTIEGYNRQLRKVTKNKSVFPTDDSLLKMLYLATQDITKKWTSRQRDWGQMISQFQIYFEGRI